The segment TTTGTAGGTCGGCTGATAAACGTATTCCATGAATTCGTGCATGTCGCTTTCGACCGGCTTCGGCTCCGCCGCATTGGCTTGACCGAGCGAGCAGCACAACGCTGCAGCGACGCAGCTCAACAAGCAAAGTTGATATTTCATTCCGGGGTCACTCCTAGCAATTTGGTGAATTCTTCGACGCGAATGCAGCGGGACGCATCCCGAATCGCGACGATTGATAGTCGAGCAGAACGCGCAATAAGCGACGTCTTTGTAACCTTAGTTCTCGCCTGAATGAGTGTCAATGAAGGGGAATCCCCTACGACTCGGTCCAGCGGCGCAACAGATAGCGTTCCGTCAGGTTTATCCCGACAAAGACGAAGACTCCCAAGAGCGTGCAGCAAATCATCGCCGCAAACAGCTCATCGGTCTTGAGATTGTCGCTTGAACTGCGGATGTAATACCCAAGGCCATGTTGCGTACCGCTATAGCCGACGAAGAATTCGCCGACGATCGCGCCGACCACCGCCAAGCCGCTGCTCGACTTCATCCCGGTCACCAGGTAGCGAATCGCAGCCGGAAATTGCAACTTCCATAACGTCTGCCACCGGGTCGCGCGATGGAGACGAAACAGTTCGTCCAAGCCGCGATCGACCGACAACAGCCCTGTGGTCGTACTGGTGATGATTGGAAACAAGCTGATGATCGTCGCCACCACGATCACGCTCGGCAGACCATAGCCGGTCAATGTCACGATCCAAGGCGCGATCGCCACGATCGGCACGGTTTGAAAGAAGATCGCGTAAGGGTATCCGCTCAGCCGGATCAGTCGCGACTGCGAAAAGAGGAGCGCGACGAGCGTTCCGATAACCACCGCACTAGCGAAGCCGGCCAGCGCCGCCACGCCGGTGAGCAGCGTGCCGTTCCAAAGCTCGTTCCCTTTCCGCCAAAACGCGGCGCCGACTTCCGTAGGACTGGGAAGCAAATAGGGAGGAATCTTCGCCTCGGAAACAAGGGTCTGCCAAATCGCCAGCGCAATCAAGAGCGTGGCCACCGGCAACAAGACTCGCTGGATCGTTTCGCGCATCACGCCGCTCCTTGTCGCAGGTGATGCGAAACGACGCCGCACTGAGCGGCGAATTCGGCGGTCGCGCGCAAGTCGGCGTTACGCGGCGCGTCAAACGCGATCGGCACATCGGCGATGATACGTCCGGGGCGAGCCGACATGACCAGCACGCGCTGACTGAGGAAGACCGCCTCGGCGACGTTGTGCGTGATAAAGACGCCGGTCCAGCGGCGATCCTTCCAAATGGTAAGCAGCTCTTCGTTCAGTTGTTGACGCAAAATGTCGTCGAGCGCCGCGAACGGTTCGTCAAGCAATAGCACCTGCGGATCGGTCACCAGCGCTCGCGCCAGCGACACCCGCATCCGCATCCCGCCTGAAAGCATCCGCGGCAACTTGCCGGCGTCTTCCTGACGGAGTCCGACCAGCTTGATCGCGGCAGGGATCTTGGCGAGATGCTGCGCGTCGGCCTGACCGAGCAACTCAAGCGGCAAGCGGATATTGTCCTGCGTCGTCCGCCACGGCAGGAGCGTCGGATCTTGAAAGACGAATGCGGTCTGCGTCTTCTCTGGCGGCTGCTGATCGATCGTGACCTGGCCGCTGGTGACCTGTTCGAGCCCCGCGATCAGCCGCAACAAGGTCGACTTGCCGCAACCGGACGGCCCGACCAGCGAGACGAACTGCCCGCGCTCGATCGTCAGATCGGTCGGTGCAATCACCCGCTGATCGGCGAACGATTTGGCGACGTCGGAGAGTTGGATCATGACCTGGGACCAGCACGGAACGGTTAGACGAAGTCTCTAACAGTGTAGGTTAGTCCCAAAATCTGAGGAGAGGGCAGGGGCGCTTTTCCTGGATTCGCAGGCTACATTCCCGTAGCGGCGACAGCCAGGGATCGCACCACGCCGGTCATGGGCAGCAGGAAGCCGACATACATAAAGATGACCAACATGACCGAGAAGCAGAACAACACCAACGAATAGATGATTGCGAGTTGGTAACTTGGCCGCGGCCGGAAGACGAAGGCGGCCAGGATCGCGGCATCGATCATCACAAACAGGAAGAAATCCAGATACCAATACTGGATAAAATGATGAGCGATCGCGAACGATATCCGCGACATGAGGGAGAGCTGCAGCTCGAACTCTTCCAGCTTCTGCACGAGCATCGGCATTACGACCACCGCCACGAAGGTCAACGCCGACGCATATGCCAGATGAATTCCCAAGATCACAAAGAACCCGGCCGCCCGCGAAGCGCCTCGCGTACCGGCGCCATCGCTGACGATGGGCGCTACAAAGTCTGGGCCTTCGGATGACATAACGCGTCCGCCTTGCGTCGGTTTAGATCGACTTGTCGACCGGCTCATTGACCGGGATCGTCAAGTTCTGCCGCACCTCCAGGCCGTTGACCGTCATCACCGAGACGCCGGCGCCGGTAACGGAGCTGGAGTCGAAGATCGCCGCCGGGACCTTCACGTCGGCAAGCCATTTCAGCACGTTTTTCCATTGCTGAACACGGAAGTATTCGGACAAGCGGGCCCCTGGGGGAATGCCGCGAGTGATCAAATCGGCATGCGTCTTTTCCCGAATCTCGTCGGTCCAGACCAGCTTGCCGTCTCCATTGGTGATGCGCAGCGCGCCGACCACTTCGGTAACCTGGATTGATTCGACGAAAAGCTGACCGATTACCCGCAGACGGAGCGACTCCGGCGTCAGTTTCTCTCGCACTTCAATCGTCAGGACGTACTGCGCGTCAGGATCGGGATTGTAACCGGCATTCAGAGCTTTAGCGACGAAGAGGTCCTGCAGCTCTTTCGCCAGGTTGTTACGTTGCAAGTCAAGCGTGGGAACTTCCGCGTCGACGCGAATCCCGAGACGATCGCCGCTCGCTAACATCGGAGCCAGCGGCTGCAGATCGTCGATCAACTCGGCGTCTTCCGGCTGCGGCAATTGAACGGCGCGAACCGTTGAGTCGGTTTGATTCGTATCGCCGGCGACGTACCACTGCCGTCCGTCCGACCCACGGAATCCGACGGCCCCGAACGGTAGCAAATAATTCCAACCGATCCGCTCCGACGGCAAGTGAATCGCGACCAGGTGGGCGGCGACGGTCAATTCTTTGATCCGGGAAAGGACGCGAACCAGCACCACGTCGTCCGATCCCCACGAGATATCAAGCGGCTTGTAAGGAAACGGGAACGACTTCTCCACGTTGTTGGCGACCAGATCCCAAACGAGAATCCGCTGAGCGTCTTCGCCGACGTAGCAAGCCATGACCAGCTTGCGGCCGTCGTCGGAAAAGGCCAACTTGCCGGCCGCGGTGAATTTTTCGACCCCTGGACTGGCGAGCGTTCCCAACATCGCGCCCGAGTCGGCGTCCAGCAATTCCATCTTCTGCGGCGAGGCGACGCAAAGCGTGCGACCGCTGGGCGAGGATTGCAGACGGGTCGATTTGCCGTACATCCGTCGCGCAACGACGCGACATTCCGGCAGTTTCCACTGCGTCAGTTCGCCGTCAACCGAAAGGACCCACAGGGTCGAATTGCCCGAACCGAACTCCAGCGCCGCGATCTGGCCGCGACTGTTTTGAAACGGACGAAACGCGACCGCCGGTTTGCCGGTCGTCAGATCGAAGAGATCGACCCGCTCTTTGTTGTCCTTGTCGGCGAACGCCGCCCAATCGCCGGTTGGCGCGATCGCCATCAACTGGGTTGCGAACGGCAGCTTCGTCCGCATCAGCGGCTTGCCGGTTTTCAAATCGACCAGGTCGAAGTATTGCTCGTCGATGATCGACATGTTTCGCAAGCGACGACTCTCCTCCGGTTCGCGCAGGCCAATCAAGGCGCGATTGGAAGGGCGGCACACATACATGTGCCCCAATTGCGGAAAGTTCGCCAAGACTCGGGCGCCGTCATGCAGCGTTCCGTCGGCTACCGTCGGCGCCGCATCGGGTTGATACTTCCATTGAATGTCGGTGACGATCTCCTGGATTCGGTCATCGACGATCGGGGTCAGCGGCGGCAAACCTTGATCAAAGGCAGTCGCGCCGCTGGCGATCATTTCGCGATTCGATTTCAACGTTTCGCTGGAAATCTCTCCCAGCGTCAATGTCAGTTTGCGATCGGCGTCGTGATTGAAGTCGAGAAAGCGGTCGTTATCGACGAAGCGTCGCGGCTGCCCCTGACCGGTGGTGGTTTTGGTCGTCGTATCGGCCCAGACAATCGCCGGTGAGGTCCGCTCGACGAACACCCTGCCGGAAATCAACCAGCCGCTCCGATCGAAACGCCATTCCAGCGGTCGATCGCTGTAGTAAGAACTGCCGGTTCCCTTGCGGCCTGGATCTTCGGGAAAGTTCAGCTCTACCCCTTTTTGACCCGTTCGCATGTCCCAGGTAATCAGATGTTTGCCGCTGCCAAGGTTGGAGTAGAGGAGCAGCTCTTCTCCATCGGGAGAAAAGCTCAGGTATTTTCCAAACGCCCAGTTAGGGATTTGCCCGGCGCCGCCGACCTGTCCCGCTTCGATCCCGGTACGCAAATCGTAGATGCGCACGGTCTTGTCCGTTGTGGAGTTGAGTGCGGCGTAAGAACCGCCAGGACTGACGGCCAGCAATTCGTCTTGATAGTAGTGGTCGATCGATACTTGGCAAAGCTTGCGGCCGGTCGCGATATCAAAACATTGGAGCGAACGGTCGCTCGCATTGCCAATCAGAATCCGGTCCGGGCCGACAAAACGGACCGAAGTTAAAGAACTGACCGAGTCGCCGGAAGTGAACGCACGAACCATGTGGCCGGTTGCAAACGACCAGACTTGAACTTCGAGTTTGTTGGTTGCAGAGTTGCGAACCGTAGCGGCGAAGTAGTGACCATCAACACTATAAGCGATGTTTTGATAGAGCGACGAATTGAAGTGAAGCGAGCCAGCCAGCTTCTGCGTCGGCAGATGGAACGCGAAAAAGTTCTTCGAGCTTTCTTCAAAGAAAACGAAATGGCTCGGGTGCTCGGGGAATTGCGGTTTAAGCGAATAACTTTTCTGCGGCGCACTCGATTTGACGGTCTTCTCTTGCGGAAGCGCAAACACGAACGGATTAGGATCGGCCGAAGCTTGCCAATCGAGTTGCTCGGTAGTCGCCGGCGGCGGCGCTTGTGCGTCGGTCCGCGGCATCGTCGGATAATTTCCCAGGTCGTCCTTCGCCGAGAACGAACCGACAGGCGACGCCGGGTTGGCGGCGGCCGGCGTCATCGCCGGTGAGGAAGTCGCCGGTTCATTGCTCGGCGCGCGCGGCGGCGAAAAACCAGAGGAGGAAGGCGCTCCGGCAGCTGGCGCCGACATGCCGCCGGTGATCGCTTTGGTGAGTCGTTCGAGCTCTGCGTGGACGAAGCGCACGTCTTCCAGGCTCAGCTTGTCGAGCGGCACCGAGATCTCTTGCCCGTTGTCGTCCCGCTTTAAAACGGCGGCGCCATTTCGAACGTCGACCAGTTCCGCTTTGACCGAAAAGCCTCCTTCGCGCGCATGCCACTCACGGGCTGTCGCAGGGACGGCAAAACCAAGCAAGAGAAGGGAAAAGAGAAACCCGCGCACGGCCAACTGCCCCG is part of the Blastopirellula sediminis genome and harbors:
- a CDS encoding ABC transporter permease yields the protein MRETIQRVLLPVATLLIALAIWQTLVSEAKIPPYLLPSPTEVGAAFWRKGNELWNGTLLTGVAALAGFASAVVIGTLVALLFSQSRLIRLSGYPYAIFFQTVPIVAIAPWIVTLTGYGLPSVIVVATIISLFPIITSTTTGLLSVDRGLDELFRLHRATRWQTLWKLQFPAAIRYLVTGMKSSSGLAVVGAIVGEFFVGYSGTQHGLGYYIRSSSDNLKTDELFAAMICCTLLGVFVFVGINLTERYLLRRWTES
- a CDS encoding SHD1 domain-containing protein is translated as MRGFLFSLLLLGFAVPATAREWHAREGGFSVKAELVDVRNGAAVLKRDDNGQEISVPLDKLSLEDVRFVHAELERLTKAITGGMSAPAAGAPSSSGFSPPRAPSNEPATSSPAMTPAAANPASPVGSFSAKDDLGNYPTMPRTDAQAPPPATTEQLDWQASADPNPFVFALPQEKTVKSSAPQKSYSLKPQFPEHPSHFVFFEESSKNFFAFHLPTQKLAGSLHFNSSLYQNIAYSVDGHYFAATVRNSATNKLEVQVWSFATGHMVRAFTSGDSVSSLTSVRFVGPDRILIGNASDRSLQCFDIATGRKLCQVSIDHYYQDELLAVSPGGSYAALNSTTDKTVRIYDLRTGIEAGQVGGAGQIPNWAFGKYLSFSPDGEELLLYSNLGSGKHLITWDMRTGQKGVELNFPEDPGRKGTGSSYYSDRPLEWRFDRSGWLISGRVFVERTSPAIVWADTTTKTTTGQGQPRRFVDNDRFLDFNHDADRKLTLTLGEISSETLKSNREMIASGATAFDQGLPPLTPIVDDRIQEIVTDIQWKYQPDAAPTVADGTLHDGARVLANFPQLGHMYVCRPSNRALIGLREPEESRRLRNMSIIDEQYFDLVDLKTGKPLMRTKLPFATQLMAIAPTGDWAAFADKDNKERVDLFDLTTGKPAVAFRPFQNSRGQIAALEFGSGNSTLWVLSVDGELTQWKLPECRVVARRMYGKSTRLQSSPSGRTLCVASPQKMELLDADSGAMLGTLASPGVEKFTAAGKLAFSDDGRKLVMACYVGEDAQRILVWDLVANNVEKSFPFPYKPLDISWGSDDVVLVRVLSRIKELTVAAHLVAIHLPSERIGWNYLLPFGAVGFRGSDGRQWYVAGDTNQTDSTVRAVQLPQPEDAELIDDLQPLAPMLASGDRLGIRVDAEVPTLDLQRNNLAKELQDLFVAKALNAGYNPDPDAQYVLTIEVREKLTPESLRLRVIGQLFVESIQVTEVVGALRITNGDGKLVWTDEIREKTHADLITRGIPPGARLSEYFRVQQWKNVLKWLADVKVPAAIFDSSSVTGAGVSVMTVNGLEVRQNLTIPVNEPVDKSI
- a CDS encoding ABC transporter ATP-binding protein, encoding MIQLSDVAKSFADQRVIAPTDLTIERGQFVSLVGPSGCGKSTLLRLIAGLEQVTSGQVTIDQQPPEKTQTAFVFQDPTLLPWRTTQDNIRLPLELLGQADAQHLAKIPAAIKLVGLRQEDAGKLPRMLSGGMRMRVSLARALVTDPQVLLLDEPFAALDDILRQQLNEELLTIWKDRRWTGVFITHNVAEAVFLSQRVLVMSARPGRIIADVPIAFDAPRNADLRATAEFAAQCGVVSHHLRQGAA